Proteins encoded within one genomic window of Pongo pygmaeus isolate AG05252 chromosome 6, NHGRI_mPonPyg2-v2.0_pri, whole genome shotgun sequence:
- the LOC129040106 gene encoding uncharacterized protein LOC129040106, with amino-acid sequence MEMRPWISLPNPMLLLCEEDGELTAGCSKYPPKSKVFFWAICFNASGYLGGAPALSEDPTLPGGYTHKLMSSDSVITAREFASLQQGDCRTKLCCRKRAGSKASLHPLPSNTHKVASYTRQRGISEEALKRAVPLQSLACRHVRHAFVPPSPSTMIVRPPQPCGTLNCAAVISARCNLPASGSCDSPALACRVPGIAGARRHV; translated from the exons ATGGAGATGCGCCCTTGGATTTCACTTCCAAACCCAATGCTGCTCCTCTGTGAAGAGGATGGTGAGCTGACAGCTGGCTGCT CGAAATATCCACCAAAAAGCAAGGTCTTCTTCTGGGCCATCTGCTTCAATGCCAGTGGCTACTTGGGGGGTGCCCCAG CCCTCAGTGAAGATCCAACTCTCCCTGGGGGCTACACCCATAAACTAATGAGCTCAGATTCAGTCATCACAGCCAGAGAGTTCGCAAGCCTCCAG CAAGGTGACTGCAGAACCAAGCTCTGCTGTAGAAAGAGAGCTGGTAGCAAGGCGTCTCTTCACCCTCTGCCCAGTAATACACACAAGGTGGCTTCATATACAAGGCAGCGTGGGATCTCTGAGGAAGCCCTTAAG agggcagttcccctacagtctcttgcctgccgccatgtaagacatgcctttgttcctccttcaccttccaccatgattgtgaggcctcctcagccatgtggaact ctgaactgtgctgccgtgatctcggctcgctgcaacctccctgcctcgggctcctgtgactctcctgccttggcctgccgggtgcctgggattgcaggcgcgcgccgccacgtctga